A genomic window from Salvia hispanica cultivar TCC Black 2014 chromosome 5, UniMelb_Shisp_WGS_1.0, whole genome shotgun sequence includes:
- the LOC125188312 gene encoding probable galacturonosyltransferase 9 translates to MAVAVRGSRVGSGGGSVLRSFFSYRIFVSAMFTLLFLATLSVLLTSHPSHNDSVMDATGNAHVRRSFLAWQSDPVKTRLDLIYNQANNHVALVNAYATYARKLKLEISKQLKMFDDLAQNFSDIQLKQAYRAALFESDGPVDEDVLRQFEKEVKDKVKIARLMIAENKESYDNQLKIQKLKDTIFAVNELLLKAKKNGVFASLIAAKSTPKSLHCLAMRLMEERIAHPEKYVDDEPGPELEDPNLYHYALFSDNVIAISVVVNSTLKHAEEPWKHVFHVVTDRMNFAATKVWFKMRPLQGGAHIEIKAVDDFKFLNPSYAPVLKQLQSAKLRKYYFETRAENTSTDVNNMKYRNPKYLSMLNHLRFYLPELYPKLHKILFLDDDVVVQKDLTALWKIDLDGKVNGAVSTCFGSFHRYSEYLNFSHPLIKQKFSPRACAWAFGMNIFDLDAWRQEKCTEQYHYWQDLNEDRSLWKMGTLPAGLVTFYSTTKPLDKAWHVLGLGINPSISMEEIEKAAVIHFSGDMKPWLDIAMNLYKHLWTKYVDNTMDFVQMCNFGM, encoded by the exons ATGGCTGTGGCGGTCCGGGGCAGTCGGGTCGGATCGGGCGGCGGATCCGTCCTCCGCAGCTTTTTCAGCTACCGGATCTTCGTTTCCGCCATGTTCACTCTCCTTTTCCTcgctactctctccgtcctcCTCACATCTCACCCCTCACACAACGATTCG GTTATGGATGCTACAGGAAATGCACATGTAAGGCGGAGTTTTCTAGCATGGCAGTCCGATCCTGTGAAGACTAGGCTCGATTTGATATATAACCAGGCAAACAATCATGTTGCATTAGTTAATGCATATGCCACCTACGCCAGAAAACTCAAACTGGAGATATCCAAGCAACTTAAGATGTTTGATGATTTGGCTCAGAATTTCTCTGACATCCAACTGAAGCAGGCTTATCGTGCTGCTCTGTTTGAATCTGATGGGCCGGTTGATGAGGATGTTTTGAGGCAGTTTGAGAAGGAGGTAAAAGATAAAGTTAAGATTGCTAGGCTAATGATTGCAGAGAATAAGGAATCATATGACAATCAGTTAAAGATTCAAAAACTGAAGGACACAATATTTGCTGTGAACGAATTGCTTTTGAAGGCCAAGAAAAATGGGGTATTTGCCAGCTTGATTGCGGCCAAATCCACCCCCAAGAGTTTACATTGTTTAGCTATGCGGCTTATGGAGGAGAGAATTGCTCATCCTGAAAAGTATGTGGATGATGAGCCTGGCCCTGAGCTTGAAGATCCTAACTTATACCACTATGCGCTGTTCTCTGACAATGTGATTGCAATCTCTGTGGTGGTAAACTCCACCCTTAAGCATGCAGAGGAGCCATGGAAACATGTATTCCATGTTGTTACTGATAGAATGAATTTTGCTGCTACTAAGGTTTGGTTTAAGATGAGGCCATTACAAGGCGGAGCTCATATTGAGATCAAGGCTGTGGATGATTTCAAGTTCTTAAATCCTTCATACGCACCTGTGCTTAAGCAGCTTCAATCTGCTAAGTTAAGGAAGTATTACTTTGAGACCAGAGCTGAGAACACCTCTACAGATGTAAACAACATGAAGTATAGAAATCCCAAGTATTTATCGATGCTCAATCACCTTCGGTTCTACTTGCCTGAACTCTACCCGAAGCTGCACAAGATTCTATTTCTGGATGATGATGTTGTAGTTCAGAAGGATTTGACTGCCTTGTGGAAAATTGATTTGGATGGGAAGGTTAATGGTGCTGTCAGCACTTGCTTTGGGTCCTTCCACCGTTATTCTGAATATTTAAACTTTTCTCATCCTCTCATCAAGCAGAAGTTTAGTCCAAGGGCTTGTGCTTGGGCTTTTGGCATGAATATTTTCGACCTTGATGCCTGGAGACAGGAGAAATGCACTGAGCAATATCATTATTGGCAGGATTTG AATGAGGATCGTTCGTTATGGAAGATGGGGACTCTACCAGCTGGGCTTGTTACTTTTTACTCAACAACCAAGCCTTTGGATAAAGCTTGGCATGTTCTGGGACTCGGTATCAATCCTAGTATCAGTATGGAGGAAATTGAGAAGGCTGCTGTCATCCATTTCAGTGGAGACATGAAGCCGTGGCTGGATATTGCCATGAACCTTTACAAGCATCTGTGGACAAAGTATGTTGATAATACAATGGATTTTGTGCAGATGTGCAATTTTGGCATGTAG
- the LOC125191329 gene encoding stress-induced protein KIN2-like produces the protein MNNTESASYRAGEAKGRAQEKGSQLLDKAGNAAQSAKESLQDAGCQAQAKAQGAVDAVKDAVNKN, from the exons ATGAATAACACAGAGAGTGCAAGCTACAGAGCCGGCGAGGCCAAAGGCCGAGCCCAGGAGAAGGGCAGCCAGCTCCTCGACAAGGCCGGCAACGCTGCTCAATCCGCTAAGGAATCCCTTCAGgat GCTGGATGTCAGGCACAAGCCAAGGCACAAGGTGCTGTGGATGCTGTCAAGGATGCTGTCAACAAAAATTGA
- the LOC125188314 gene encoding stress-induced protein KIN2-like gives MNNTESASYRAGEAKGQAQEKGNQLIDKASNAAQSAKESIQNAGCQAQAKAQGAVDAVKDAVNKN, from the exons atgaataacaCAGAGAGTGCAAGCTACAGAGCCGGCGAGGCCAAAGGCCAAGCCCAGGAAAAGGGAAACCAGCTCATCGACAAGGCCAGCAACGCTGCTCAATCCGCTAAGGAATCAATTCAGAAT GCTGGATGCCAGGCACAGGCCAAAGCACAAGGTGCTGTGGATGCTGTCAAGGACGCTGTCAACAAAAATTGA